TTTGCAGTCAATCCTTCTCTTAAATTAAACAGCCGTTTTGCATTTACTTGTCTTTCACCGATTTTTATTAACTCTTCAACAGATGCGAACATTTGTTCGCCTGTTACTAATGGTAAAACTTTTGCGAAATCATCAATCCAGAAAATCGGTGGCCAGCCACAGGTATACCAGCAGACAACCAATGCATCGCGAATTGCAAATACATCCTCTGTTGTTTTTACTGCGAATGCTTTATATTTTTCAGAATATGGATTACACAAGTCATTTAAGATTTTTTCTTTTTCTTTCGCTGATTTATTTTCTAAAAGTTTGTAGTATCTTTTTCCTGCTGCTTCTTTATAGCCTAACTGGTCAACTGTAACAAGCGAACGAAGATGGTCTGCACCGCGTGCACCAACTGCATGAGTCAACGCAACAGAGCGATGAGTCCTTCCATCCTGACCTGAAATTTCTTGACCCTTGACATGCATCGCATATTTTTCAGCACCTTTCCCAATTTTTTTTGCAGCACGTTTTACGCCTTCTGCGAGCAAATCGCCTATCCCATTCCGACGACAGATTTTTTCTACAAGTTTAACAACAGTATTTTTACTTCCCCACGAGCAATCAAGTCCATCACAATCCTTTTTTGAAACAATCCCTTTCTCGTAGCATTCATACAAAAATCCGATTACATTCCCACATGAAATCTGGTCAACACCGTATTTATTACACAAATCAGCAACATATAAAATCGTATCGTAATCATCAATCCCGAGATTAGAACCGAAAAATGCGGTGCCTTCATATTCAGGTCCTTCCGTCGTTAAATTCGGCTGATAGGGATTGTTTGGTGAGGTAATATAAACCTCTTTACATGCATTAGTGCAACCGAAACATGCACGAGGTCTGCCGTGAAATTCTTCTGCAAGCCGTTCTGCTGCGAGTTTTTCAGCACCTTCAAAAACACCCGTTGAATGATTTTTTGTCACAAACTCGCCAATTGCCTGTTTTGCAGAAACAAGCAGGTTGGTACCGTATTTGAACATATTTCGTGCCCGCGGGTCTGTTTGGATTCGTTGGTGTCCTTCTTTTGCAAGTTCAAAAAATTTTTCGTAATCGTGAATATCAACTCTGCCTGTACCACGAACAGTTATCGCTTTAAGATTTTTACTACCCCATACAGCACCAAGCCCGCTTCTACCAAATGCACGATGAAGATTGCTCATCACACAGGCATATCGGACAAGGTTTTCACCAGCAATTCCGATACACAAAACCTGTTTTTCTTTGTCATTTTTTTGAAGTTCAAGCGTTACTGTTTTTGTATCTTTGCCCCAGAGATTCTTCGCAGCATTCAGAGTGATATTTTCATCTTCTATTTCAATATACACAGGTTTTTCTGCTTTCCCTTCTATAATCATACAATCGTAACCAGCATATTTTAATTCAGCACCAAAGAACCCGCCTGAATTCGCTTCACCCCAGAAGCCCGTTAAAGGCGATTTCGCACCCATAGTGAATCTACCCGATGAAGGCCATAGTGTGCCAGTCAAAGGACCTGTTCCGATAATTATTTTATTTTTTTCACCAAGCGGGTTTTCGCCACCTTTAAGTTCTTTGTAAAGATAATATGCTGAAAATCCGTTGCCACCTATATAATTTCTGACGACAAAATCATCCAAAGGCTCTTTTGTAACTTTTCTGTTTGATAGATTCACTCTTAAAACGTTTCCACAATAACCCTTTTTGGCAAACATCTTCTAGCCTCCTGCAATTGGTGGGAATATGTGTAAAGTATCGCCATCTTTCAGTTTCTCTTTTGCGACTTTTTTATGGTCTATTGCTTTACCGTTATGCAAAAATATGTAATAATTTTTCAGTTTTTTGCCGTCATAGAGCTCATTCCTAAACGCTGCACCAAATTGTTTTTCCAATTTTTTTAATGCATCAGCAACATTGAGTGTTTCAAGTTCAATTTTTCCAGTTTTAAGTTTTTCTTTTAATGTTGTATAGACCTGCACGGTAATCATAAATACCTAAAAGGCGTTCATATGTTCTAATGTTCTTGAGTTAATGAACTAACGCCTCCTCCGCAATTTTATTTACTTACAATTAAGTTTAACAATTCGTGGATTTTTGATATTACTTCCCTTCTTTTTTTCAATTCCATTTTTGTTTCTTCAGTATAAACAATTGCTTCTGACGGACAAATTTTTACACATTCCGGCTCGCCGTCACACAGATCACATTTAATCGGTTTTTTTTCAGCATCATTCCAGAAAATTGCACCAAACGGACACGCAGAAACACACATCCGACAACCGATACACAGAGAAAAATCAACAATTTTTGCACCTGTTTGAGAATTAGCAGAAATTGCACCGACGGGACAGACAGCCATACAAGCAGGTTTCTCACATTGCTGGCAGATAACTGGCACATCACGCGAAATTTCGTCAAACTTAATACAGGAAATTGCAGAAAGCCCGCGTGAGTGCGTCTTAAAATGTTTCATAGCACATACTAGTTCGCAATCCAGACATCCAACACATTTTAATGCATCTACTGATAACCGTTTCATTTTGTTTCGTTGTGGTCTTCCTTTTCAGATTTTTTTACTCCACTCTCTTCCAATTTTGAGATTGTTTGTTCTATCAATTCAATTACTTCTGGGATTTCATCTTCAGTTACAAGTATTTTCTTGAGTGGTTCAATTGTAGATTTATCACCAATTTCGCCAAGTGCCTTTATTGTTTCAACTTTAACTTTTAGATTAACATCAGAAAGATTCTTTATTAAATTCGGGATTGCTGACTTTAATTTGAGTGAAGCTGCCTGTTGAATTGCGAGAATCCGCACACCTTCCGCCTCGTCATTTATGCAACTGATAACTGCTGATGAGATTTTAATATCATCCTTAAAGGAAAATAATGCTTTAAGTCCAGTGATTCTTATAACAGGTCTACCATCAGAAAGAAGTTTCAGGAGACCATCAATTGCTGATGGGTCGTTTAATTTACCGAGCGAACTGGCGCTATCAATAATCATTCCACCATCAGTATCATTAAGCGCTTTTATGAGGTGTGGAACTGCTTTTTTATCACCAATCTCGCCGAGTGCAATTGCTGCACATCTACGAACTTCGGTATTATTATCTTTAAGCAAATTGATTAACGGCACAACTGCTTTTTTATTCTTTTCAGTACCCAGAGTTATTGCTGCGTTTCTGCGGATTATCCAATTTTTATCTTTAAGTTTTTCAATATTTGCTGATGTATCAGGTTTTGTAGTCGCAGTTGATTTTTTTGTTTCATATTTAGGTGATGCTTTTGTGGTTGCATTTTTTTTTGTTTCGGCATAAAGACAGCAAGTGAGCGAGTAAGCAAGTAAGCAAGTAAGTAAAACCAAACCATTAATTTTAACCTTTAACCTTTTACCTTTAATTTTGAACATCACACGCCTCCGTTAACCAACCATTTTTCTGGCAAGTTTATTTGCTTTTTGATAGAGTAGATTTTCGTCAATATTCATAAGTTTGCCATTTTTAACAACTATTTTACCGTTAACAATCACTGTATCGGCAATATCCGAATCTCCGCAAAAAAGTAAAGATGCCAGAATATCATGTATCCCGCCGGCGTATCCGATTTTTTCTACATCAAACAGAACAATATCGGCAGATTTAGCAACCTCTATTGAACCGATATCGTCTCTGCCTAAAACTTTTGCACCACCGCGAGTCGCCAACCACAAAATATCTTCGGCAGATATTGATTTTACACCGGATTTCAGACGCTGAACCATATGACATGTTTTAAGTTCTCTCAACATATTTGAAGAATCATTTGATGCAGACCCATCAACTGCGAGTGATACAGGAACATTAGCGTCAATCATTTTTCCAACAGATGCGATACCGCTACACAGCCGAAGGTTAGAAACCGGGCAGTGTGCAACACCTGTTTCTGTTTTGCCTAATAATTTTATTTCAGTATCGTTAAGATGAATGCAGTGTGCGAACCATACATCCTGTCCAAGCCAGCCGACTTGTTCCATATATGCCAGCGGTCTCAAATTATGTGTTTCAATACAGAACTGCTCTTCGTCAATTGTTTCTGCGATGTGCGTATGGCAGTGCACTTTTTTTTGTCGTGCGAGTTTTACCGTTTCTGTTAACAAGTCAGTAGTAACCGAAAAAGGTGAACAAGGTGAAAGCGCTATCTGACACATAGAAAATTTTTCCGGATTATGATATTTATCAATCAGGCGCTCGGAATCTTTCAGAATCTCATCTTCCGTCTGAACAACATCGTCTGGTGGAAGCCCGCCTTTTGATTGACCTCTGGACATTGAGCCGCGAGCAGGATGGAATCTTATCCCGATTTGTTGTGCAGCTTTAATTTCAAAATCCAGCAAATCTTTCGGCTGGTTTTTAGGATAAATATAAAACTGGTCTGACGATGTAGTACAACCCGTCAATAAAAGTTCACCCAAGCCAACGAGTGCGGCTGTATAAACCGCATCAGGCGTTATATTTCGCCAGACGGTATAAAGATATTTTATCCAGTCAAACAGTTCTGCATTTTGGACTTTTGGGATATTTCTGTAGAGTGTTTGATAAAGATGATGGTGGGTATTGACAAATCCTGGCAGGACAATACATTTAGAAGCGTCAATAATAGTGCAGGTAGAGGGTAGAGGGTAGAGGGTAGAGGGTAACTGCTTGCCGACGAATTTAATTTCGTTGTCTTCAATATAGATATTACCATTAGGAATTTTTGTTTTTTTGTTATCCATTTGGACAATAAGTTTTGCATTCTTGATTAGAATATTTTTTTTCATTCTTGTTCTTATGTTCTCGCTAACGTGGGAATGTTATTTCTTATTTATCTCCTGTAGTCTTTCAGTTGATTTTTTTGCCCATTCGGTATTGGCGTACTTTTTTTTCACAATTTCATAATTCTGTTTTGCCTCTTTTACATAACCAATCTCTTCGGATGCCCTCGCGGACATAAAATGCGATTCCGCAACAAGTTCTGAGTCGTTAAACAAATACACTACTTTTAAGTATTCGCGGGCTGCTTCTTTATACTTTTTCTGTATAAAGAAACAATCCGCTGCTTTTTTCTGTGCTAATGCGCCCACATCGTCTTCTATGCCATAATCAACCGAGCCATTTTTCTGGATATTTTTATTTTTTGATATTGTAGCAGCAAGTTCGTAATTTTCAATTGCTGCGAAATAATCGCCAGCCCGTTCCAAATCAACCCCACGCTGTAAATACATTTTCGCAGCTGCGAGTGATTTAGGATACCGATACAGGATTTCAGCAAAATACTTTTCAGCGGTAATAGTATCACTGATTTTTTGGTATGCAAGTGCGCAATTATATCTCAACATCGCTATAATTTCAGTATCACTTATCTCAGCCATTAGCCCTTTTTCATAATTACTAATTGCATTCTGGTAATCGCCTGAATCCAGATAATAATTACCGATATAAAGTATGGCTTCTATATTGTTTTTGTTTAGCGGATATGTAGCGATAAATTTTTGGAATGAATTGGCGGCATCCGTCTTAGCACCCTGCTTATAGAGTGTTTTGGAATACATAAAACTGGCATCTTCTAAAAGTTCACTTTCTGGAAAGTTTATGACAATTTGTTCAAAATAATTTGCTGCTTTTTCGTATTTTTTCTTTTTATAAAAATAGCTCGCAACCCGATATGTAATTTCTGGCGACAATTTTGATTTTGGATATTTTTCTACAAATTGCACATAGATAGAAATAGCATCATATACAGAACCTTCTGAATCATATGTTCTGCCAATATTATAAAGTGCAAACTCTGCCTGTGGGCTATCAGGATATTTTGTTAGAACCTTTCTATATGAATTTCTTGCCTGTTTATACTTTTTCAATGGAAGGTTGTAATAACAATCACCGAGCCGAAGCCAGCCTTCAGCAGCATAATTTGATTTAGGATAATTCTGAACAAGCGCAGTAAATGAGACAGCTGCTTTTCTGAAATTTTTATTCTTAAAATGCAGCATCCCAAGCCAGTACTGTGCATCGTCTGTTATTCTGGTATCCGGATATTTTTTTATATAATTCAAGAAATGTGCTCGTGCAGTTTCGTAGTTATTCTTTTTGTAATACACCAGCCCGATACCCAATTTTGCTTTTAGTGATTCATTAGTATTAGGAAATTTTTCTATTATCCGCCGGTATTCTTTAAGTGCTGAATCTAACTCTAAAAGTTCAGAAAGCGCATCCGCTTTGGTGAGATATGCTTTACGCAGAATATTTTTATCACCACCTTCACCACCCTTATCCCTTTTATTTCCCCCTTTTGTCGCAGTTGAAATTACCAAATCAAACAACTCAATTGCGGATTTGTAGTTGCCATCCTGGAATTGTTTTAGTGCTGAATTATACAGTTCGTCAAGTGATGACTGGGCATAAAGATAAGTAACGAGTATGAAATAAGCGGCGAGAAGCAAGAAACAACGATTATCCTTCATAGATAATGATTATACAAAATTAACAAGAAAAGTCAAGGTGACCAGACAGGATTTGTAGAATCACGCGAAATTGTGAGAAGCGGTTTCTGTGCTTCTCCGTTAGCGAGCATCGTGAACAGTTCAGCACGGCCGTGACGCGTAGATACAAATACAATATGTCTGCCATCCGGCGAGAAAGACGGCTCTTCATTAGAGCCGGCATTTCGGGTAAGCTGGTATTCTTTCTGTGTTGCTATATCGTATAGCAATATATTAAAGACGGAACCGGCTCGTCGGGTAAATACAATTTTGTCGCCAATTGGCGACCAGCAAGGTGAGCCGTTGTAGCCGGTATAAGTAATTTTTCTCAAATTGGTGCCGTCAATATCCATAATATAGAGTTGTGGATTCCCCTGCAGACCTCGTTCGGAAACGAATACAAACTCTTTAGAATTTGGCGAAAACGAAGCGGAAGTATCAACACCTTTTGAGTAGGTGAGCCGTCTGACCAATTTTTTTGCATCTGTAAAAAGATAAAGTTCAGGGTCGCCATCTTTAGAAAGTGTCGCAATAATATACTGACCATCAGGCGAGACGGAGCCCACTATGTTTATACCCTGATAAGTCAAAAACGGGCTTGATTTTCTTTTCTCAAAATCGTATCTGAACACATCGGGATTCCCGTCTTTATATGTTGTATAAAACAGGTATCTGGCATCATTAGAAAACTTCGGCAGAATTGAGATTGATTTATGATAAGTCAGTCGTGTCAGATTTTTACCATCATAATCCACACACCATATTTCTTTACTGCCTGAAAGCGTGTTAGAGAATGCGATTTTAGACGCTAATTTTATCTGCTGACCTGTGAGTAGTTTTATTATATCCTCAGCAAAATTATGCGCAATTTTTCTGGTTTCATCCTCGCTGAATTTGTAATCCCGGTCAAACATTTTTTTGCAAGATGCGACATCCCAGCAATATCCAGAAAGTATAAGCCGGTTTGATTTAAATTTGGTTTCAAATTTTACGATTGTATCCAGTCCATTAGCGATTGCAATATCGCGGTCTTTTTTAGGGAAATCAAATTTTTTCTTAAGTATCTGGTCTGCAGGTAATGTTATTATATTAAAAATTCCGGAATACGATAAGTCGTCTGACACAATCTGTAAAATGTCTGATGAGACCTTTGAAACTCCACCCACACTATCATCATCTAAAGGCATCAGCGAGATATTCAATCGTCGTCCACCGGATTTAAGTTCAAGATAAATATCTACAGCAGGTAGAAAGGTAGAAAGGTAGAAGGGTAGAAAGGTAGAAAGTAAAATCCACTTCCAAGTTCTGCGTCTGTTCCGCGTTTTGTTCTGCGTTTGTTTCGCGCTTTTCATTTAACTGCCTGAAAGTTCAAACATAAAATATACACCGAGCGAACTGTCCGGAAAGCCCACTGGTAATGGTGGGAACGGTGACGAATTTGTAATCGCTCTTATTGCAGAACGGTCTATATATGAGACACCTGCTGATTCTTTTATTGTCAGATTTTCTATTTTACCATTTTTCAAGATTCTAAAATAAACAAGCACTTTTTTTACACCTGCAGAAGTGTAAGGCGCTGGATTCCAATTCTGTGCTACTTTGTTTCTTAAAATATTTACATAGCCAATATACGG
This Elusimicrobiota bacterium DNA region includes the following protein-coding sequences:
- a CDS encoding 8-oxoguanine deaminase, with the translated sequence MKKNILIKNAKLIVQMDNKKTKIPNGNIYIEDNEIKFVGKQLPSTLYPLPSTCTIIDASKCIVLPGFVNTHHHLYQTLYRNIPKVQNAELFDWIKYLYTVWRNITPDAVYTAALVGLGELLLTGCTTSSDQFYIYPKNQPKDLLDFEIKAAQQIGIRFHPARGSMSRGQSKGGLPPDDVVQTEDEILKDSERLIDKYHNPEKFSMCQIALSPCSPFSVTTDLLTETVKLARQKKVHCHTHIAETIDEEQFCIETHNLRPLAYMEQVGWLGQDVWFAHCIHLNDTEIKLLGKTETGVAHCPVSNLRLCSGIASVGKMIDANVPVSLAVDGSASNDSSNMLRELKTCHMVQRLKSGVKSISAEDILWLATRGGAKVLGRDDIGSIEVAKSADIVLFDVEKIGYAGGIHDILASLLFCGDSDIADTVIVNGKIVVKNGKLMNIDENLLYQKANKLARKMVG
- a CDS encoding HEAT repeat domain-containing protein: MFKIKGKRLKVKINGLVLLTCLLAYSLTCCLYAETKKNATTKASPKYETKKSTATTKPDTSANIEKLKDKNWIIRRNAAITLGTEKNKKAVVPLINLLKDNNTEVRRCAAIALGEIGDKKAVPHLIKALNDTDGGMIIDSASSLGKLNDPSAIDGLLKLLSDGRPVIRITGLKALFSFKDDIKISSAVISCINDEAEGVRILAIQQAASLKLKSAIPNLIKNLSDVNLKVKVETIKALGEIGDKSTIEPLKKILVTEDEIPEVIELIEQTISKLEESGVKKSEKEDHNETK
- a CDS encoding aldehyde ferredoxin oxidoreductase family protein, with amino-acid sequence MFAKKGYCGNVLRVNLSNRKVTKEPLDDFVVRNYIGGNGFSAYYLYKELKGGENPLGEKNKIIIGTGPLTGTLWPSSGRFTMGAKSPLTGFWGEANSGGFFGAELKYAGYDCMIIEGKAEKPVYIEIEDENITLNAAKNLWGKDTKTVTLELQKNDKEKQVLCIGIAGENLVRYACVMSNLHRAFGRSGLGAVWGSKNLKAITVRGTGRVDIHDYEKFFELAKEGHQRIQTDPRARNMFKYGTNLLVSAKQAIGEFVTKNHSTGVFEGAEKLAAERLAEEFHGRPRACFGCTNACKEVYITSPNNPYQPNLTTEGPEYEGTAFFGSNLGIDDYDTILYVADLCNKYGVDQISCGNVIGFLYECYEKGIVSKKDCDGLDCSWGSKNTVVKLVEKICRRNGIGDLLAEGVKRAAKKIGKGAEKYAMHVKGQEISGQDGRTHRSVALTHAVGARGADHLRSLVTVDQLGYKEAAGKRYYKLLENKSAKEKEKILNDLCNPYSEKYKAFAVKTTEDVFAIRDALVVCWYTCGWPPIFWIDDFAKVLPLVTGEQMFASVEELIKIGERQVNAKRLFNLREGLTAKDDTLPKRFTDEPMPEGPGKGQVANLKIMLDEYYKLREWDIKTGKITDKKLKELELRKDE
- a CDS encoding MoaD family protein; the encoded protein is MITVQVYTTLKEKLKTGKIELETLNVADALKKLEKQFGAAFRNELYDGKKLKNYYIFLHNGKAIDHKKVAKEKLKDGDTLHIFPPIAGG
- a CDS encoding 4Fe-4S dicluster domain-containing protein produces the protein MKRLSVDALKCVGCLDCELVCAMKHFKTHSRGLSAISCIKFDEISRDVPVICQQCEKPACMAVCPVGAISANSQTGAKIVDFSLCIGCRMCVSACPFGAIFWNDAEKKPIKCDLCDGEPECVKICPSEAIVYTEETKMELKKRREVISKIHELLNLIVSK
- a CDS encoding tetratricopeptide repeat protein translates to MKDNRCFLLLAAYFILVTYLYAQSSLDELYNSALKQFQDGNYKSAIELFDLVISTATKGGNKRDKGGEGGDKNILRKAYLTKADALSELLELDSALKEYRRIIEKFPNTNESLKAKLGIGLVYYKKNNYETARAHFLNYIKKYPDTRITDDAQYWLGMLHFKNKNFRKAAVSFTALVQNYPKSNYAAEGWLRLGDCYYNLPLKKYKQARNSYRKVLTKYPDSPQAEFALYNIGRTYDSEGSVYDAISIYVQFVEKYPKSKLSPEITYRVASYFYKKKKYEKAANYFEQIVINFPESELLEDASFMYSKTLYKQGAKTDAANSFQKFIATYPLNKNNIEAILYIGNYYLDSGDYQNAISNYEKGLMAEISDTEIIAMLRYNCALAYQKISDTITAEKYFAEILYRYPKSLAAAKMYLQRGVDLERAGDYFAAIENYELAATISKNKNIQKNGSVDYGIEDDVGALAQKKAADCFFIQKKYKEAAREYLKVVYLFNDSELVAESHFMSARASEEIGYVKEAKQNYEIVKKKYANTEWAKKSTERLQEINKK